In the genome of Shewanella glacialimarina, one region contains:
- the mutY gene encoding A/G-specific adenine glycosylase has translation MKISATFAERIIAWYDVHGRKKLPWQINKTPYSVWVSEIMLQQTQVATVIPYYEKFMARFPTIVDLANAPQDEVLHLWTGLGYYARARNLHKAAIHVRDVFKGEFPIEFEQVLALSGVGRSTAGAILSLSLGQHHPILDGNVKRVLARHGAVEGWPGQKAVEQALWQLTEQLTPSDDVQKYNQAMMDLGASICSRSKPQCASCPVAIDCIAQLSGKQTLYPGKKPKKTIPTKQAWMLVMLNQGQVQLVQRPPAGIWGGLWCFPQFDDQASIDEYLALQSLQKSVIELVGFRHTFSHFHLDIQPIVVEVSTQNDGRIPQEFTGVMEQSPPLWYNIKHPAKVGLAAATEKILANLGAVLNQQSDSVASPVHVKE, from the coding sequence ATGAAAATATCAGCCACTTTCGCTGAGCGTATTATCGCTTGGTATGATGTTCACGGTCGTAAAAAGTTGCCGTGGCAAATCAATAAAACCCCATATAGTGTATGGGTTTCAGAGATAATGTTACAACAAACCCAAGTTGCAACAGTGATCCCCTATTACGAAAAATTTATGGCAAGGTTTCCTACCATTGTCGATTTAGCAAATGCGCCACAGGATGAAGTGCTTCATCTTTGGACTGGCCTTGGCTATTACGCCAGAGCCCGTAATCTTCATAAAGCCGCTATTCATGTTCGCGATGTGTTTAAGGGTGAATTTCCCATTGAATTTGAACAAGTGCTAGCATTATCGGGCGTTGGCCGTTCAACCGCTGGAGCCATTTTGTCATTGTCACTTGGTCAGCACCACCCTATTTTAGACGGTAATGTTAAACGCGTATTGGCTCGACATGGTGCCGTTGAAGGATGGCCCGGACAAAAAGCCGTTGAACAAGCCCTATGGCAACTAACGGAGCAGTTAACCCCAAGTGATGATGTGCAAAAGTACAATCAAGCTATGATGGATTTAGGCGCTAGCATTTGTAGCAGAAGCAAACCTCAATGCGCATCTTGTCCAGTTGCCATTGATTGTATTGCTCAACTTAGTGGCAAACAAACCTTATATCCGGGTAAAAAACCTAAAAAGACGATCCCCACTAAACAAGCCTGGATGTTAGTCATGCTTAATCAAGGCCAAGTACAATTAGTGCAGCGACCACCAGCTGGGATTTGGGGCGGGTTATGGTGTTTTCCACAATTTGATGACCAAGCATCAATAGATGAGTATCTAGCGTTACAATCGCTGCAAAAATCTGTCATTGAGTTAGTCGGTTTTCGGCATACATTTAGTCATTTTCATTTAGATATTCAGCCTATTGTAGTTGAAGTGTCTACTCAAAATGACGGTAGAATTCCACAGGAATTTACTGGGGTGATGGAACAAAGTCCACCACTCTGGTATAACATCAAGCATCCAGCCAAAGTCGGATTAGCCGCCGCAACAGAAAAGATTCTTGCCAATCTTGGTGCGGTGTTAAATCAACAATCTGATTCTGTCGCTTCCCCCGTTCACGTTAAGGAGTAA
- the trmB gene encoding tRNA (guanosine(46)-N7)-methyltransferase TrmB has protein sequence MSDVTTAEFNEEGKYLRKIRSFVLREGRLTKGQSQAIESHWPAMGLDYSPEALNLSQVFGREADTVLEIGFGMGGSLVQMAKAAPELNYIGIEVHKPGVGACLGDAGEAQVTNLRVYHHDAMEVLEHSIADGSLSRVQLFFPDPWHKKRHNKRRIVQPEFAQLIRRKLKIGGVFHMATDWENYSEYMLEVMQVAEGYRNQSATGTVVERPDYRPLTKFEARGHRLGHGVWDIMFERIS, from the coding sequence ATGAGCGACGTTACCACAGCTGAATTTAATGAGGAAGGTAAGTACCTTCGTAAAATCAGAAGCTTTGTATTACGTGAAGGCCGTTTAACTAAAGGTCAGTCACAAGCTATTGAATCACATTGGCCAGCAATGGGGCTTGATTATAGTCCTGAAGCATTAAATCTCAGCCAAGTATTTGGCCGTGAAGCTGATACCGTATTAGAGATCGGTTTCGGTATGGGAGGCTCTTTAGTACAAATGGCTAAAGCTGCTCCTGAGCTTAACTACATAGGCATTGAAGTACATAAACCAGGTGTTGGCGCATGTTTAGGCGATGCGGGTGAAGCGCAAGTGACTAATTTACGCGTTTATCATCACGATGCTATGGAAGTGCTAGAGCACAGTATTGCAGATGGTTCATTATCACGTGTGCAGTTATTCTTCCCGGATCCTTGGCACAAAAAACGTCATAATAAACGTCGTATAGTGCAGCCTGAATTTGCGCAGCTAATTCGCCGTAAACTTAAAATTGGTGGCGTATTTCATATGGCGACCGACTGGGAAAATTACAGCGAGTATATGCTTGAAGTAATGCAAGTTGCTGAAGGTTATAGAAACCAATCAGCCACTGGCACAGTGGTTGAAAGACCAGATTATCGTCCATTAACAAAATTTGAAGCACGGGGTCATCGCTTAGGCCATGGTGTTTGGGATATTATGTTCGAACGTATTAGTTAA
- a CDS encoding 50S ribosome-binding protein YggL translates to MATNRSRRLRKKLRVDEFQEFGFDIQWTFEESVSEQDIDSLIDQFIHEVIEPRQLGFHGGGHKEWQGIIATQHIGKCTDEDIAVITDFWKSKPVKDVEATTLYDIWWG, encoded by the coding sequence ATGGCAACAAATCGTAGCCGTCGTTTACGTAAGAAATTACGAGTTGATGAGTTCCAAGAGTTTGGTTTTGACATCCAATGGACGTTTGAAGAGTCTGTGTCAGAACAAGACATTGACAGCTTAATCGATCAATTTATTCATGAAGTGATCGAGCCACGCCAATTAGGTTTCCATGGCGGCGGACATAAAGAATGGCAAGGTATTATTGCGACTCAACACATTGGTAAATGTACCGATGAAGACATTGCAGTGATTACTGATTTTTGGAAAAGTAAGCCAGTAAAAGATGTAGAAGCAACAACCTTATATGATATTTGGTGGGGTTAA
- the glsB gene encoding glutaminase B, with the protein MLNQALLQEAVDSVRPLLGKGKVANYIPALANIDSTKLAIAVTTVDGQTIGAGDYLEPFSIQSISKVFSLTLALNLYSEDEIWSRVGKEPSGHSFNSLVQVELERGKPRNPFINAGALVIADLLQTRSSAPKHQMLEVVRKLSMNPTISYDKVVADSEFAFSARNAAIAYLMKSFGNFNGVVENVLKNYFHYCALKMNCADLSKSMLYLANRGKTLSGEQWITPIQTRQLNALLATSGLYDGAGEFAYRVGMPGKSGVGGGIIAVIPGDMSVCVWSPELDGNGNSLAGTAMLEHLCQKLGRSIF; encoded by the coding sequence TTGCTAAACCAAGCATTATTACAAGAGGCGGTCGACAGTGTTCGGCCGCTTTTAGGTAAAGGCAAAGTAGCCAATTACATACCGGCATTAGCTAATATTGATAGTACTAAACTTGCAATTGCAGTAACCACAGTTGATGGTCAAACAATTGGAGCTGGAGACTATCTTGAACCCTTCTCTATCCAATCTATTTCAAAAGTATTTAGTCTAACCCTCGCACTCAATCTTTATAGTGAAGATGAGATATGGAGCCGAGTAGGTAAAGAACCGTCAGGGCATTCGTTTAACTCGTTAGTCCAAGTTGAATTAGAACGGGGTAAACCGCGTAATCCATTTATTAATGCTGGCGCGTTAGTCATTGCTGATTTGTTACAAACCAGAAGCAGTGCACCAAAACATCAAATGTTAGAAGTGGTGCGTAAGCTGAGTATGAATCCAACTATAAGTTACGACAAAGTAGTAGCTGATTCTGAGTTTGCTTTTAGTGCGCGTAATGCGGCGATTGCTTACTTAATGAAGTCGTTTGGTAATTTTAACGGCGTAGTTGAAAATGTACTTAAAAACTACTTCCATTACTGTGCCTTAAAAATGAATTGTGCTGACTTATCTAAGTCGATGCTTTACCTTGCTAATCGCGGTAAAACCTTGTCAGGTGAACAATGGATAACCCCAATTCAAACAAGGCAACTTAATGCTCTGTTAGCAACCTCGGGTTTATACGATGGTGCGGGAGAGTTTGCCTATAGGGTAGGTATGCCGGGTAAAAGTGGAGTCGGTGGCGGTATTATTGCCGTGATCCCTGGTGATATGTCGGTATGTGTTTGGTCTCCAGAATTAGACGGTAATGGCAATTCATTGGCCGGAACCGCAATGTTAGAACATCTTTGTCAAAAATTAGGTCGTTCGATCTTTTAA